A region from the Saccharicrinis carchari genome encodes:
- a CDS encoding HAD family hydrolase, translating to MNKKYKWIGFDADDTIWENETFFRETEYQFAKLLSEFCDEQTIMQELYKTELDNLKDYGFGIKGFMLSMIETAIRLSKGKVGIDKISCMIELGKCMLNKPVKFIDGSKEVIESLSKKGYKLVVLTKGDLLDQERKLSKANIKQYFHHIEIMSDKQEANYNKILEHLNIEARDFLMIGNSLKSDILPVLNLGGSAVHIPFHTTWVHEEVENNKKLENFWELEQMAQLEEVLGL from the coding sequence ATGAATAAAAAATATAAATGGATTGGCTTTGATGCCGACGACACAATTTGGGAAAACGAAACTTTTTTTAGGGAAACGGAATATCAATTTGCAAAACTGTTATCGGAGTTTTGCGATGAGCAAACAATAATGCAAGAACTTTATAAAACCGAGTTGGACAACCTTAAAGATTACGGATTTGGTATTAAGGGTTTTATGCTTAGTATGATAGAAACGGCCATTCGCTTAAGCAAGGGCAAGGTAGGCATTGATAAAATAAGTTGTATGATAGAGCTGGGTAAGTGCATGCTAAACAAACCGGTGAAATTTATCGACGGCAGCAAAGAAGTGATAGAAAGTTTAAGCAAAAAAGGGTATAAGCTGGTGGTGCTGACCAAAGGAGATTTGTTAGATCAGGAGCGGAAGCTAAGCAAGGCCAATATCAAGCAATATTTTCACCACATCGAAATAATGAGCGATAAACAAGAGGCCAACTACAATAAAATACTGGAGCATTTAAACATAGAAGCCAGGGATTTTTTGATGATAGGGAATTCTTTAAAATCGGATATTCTGCCCGTACTCAATCTGGGAGGTTCTGCTGTGCATATCCCGTTTCACACCACCTGGGTGCATGAGGAAGTGGAGAACAACAAAAAGCTGGAAAACTTTTGGGAGTTGGAACAAATGGCACAGCTCGAAGAGGTACTTGGTTTGTAA
- a CDS encoding adenosylcobalamin-dependent ribonucleoside-diphosphate reductase, producing the protein MEVTQIDQKAEKSKKTYTNDEAYESALAYFKGDELAARVWVNKYALKDSEGVIYELNPDEMHRRLAREVARVEKKYPNPMSEDELYALFKDFKYIVPQGGPMAGIGNPFQIASLSNCFVIGNEGNSDSYGGIMKIDQEQVQLMKRRGGVGHDLSHIRPKGSPVKNSALTSTGIVPFMERYSNSTREVAQDGRRGALMLSVSIQHPDSESFIDAKLQQGKITGANVSVKIDDDFMRSIVDGKPYKQQYPINSNNPSHVKQIDASGLWGKIVHNAWKSAEPGILFWDTIIRESVPDSYADQGYRTVSTNPCGEIPLCPYDSCRLIAINLYSYVENPFTPEAKFNFDLFKKHVAYAQRIMDDIIDLELEQIDGILNKIKEDPEADEVKRVERNLWTNIRNKAVEGRRTGVGITAEGDMLAALNIRYGTANATDFSIEVHKALALSAYRSSVDLARDRGPFPIYDYNKEAKNPFIKRLFKSDPKLAEDMKAFGRRNIALLTIAPTGTTSLMTQTSSGIEPVFMPVYRRRRKVNPNDPEIRVDFVDEVGDSWEEYTVFHHKFVTWMEANGHPTTKNYSKQELDQLIEASPYYKATSNDVDWLNKVRMQGGVQKWVDHSISVTINLPADATEELVAELYVEAWKSGCKGVTVYRDGSRAGVLISDDKKKEEEQEKATFSKKRPEVLEADVVRFQNNKEKWIAFVGLMDGRPYEIFTGLADDEDGILLPKSVQKGLIIKNRDDKGNSRYDFCFENKRGYKTTIEGLSHKFDKEYWNYAKLISGVLRHGMEIGDAVHLVAGLQLDSESINTWKNGVERALKKYIPNGTKANRGRCESCNSENLTYQEGCLICTDCGSSKCG; encoded by the coding sequence ATGGAAGTCACGCAAATTGACCAAAAAGCGGAGAAATCAAAAAAGACCTACACCAACGACGAGGCTTACGAGTCGGCCTTGGCCTATTTTAAGGGTGACGAACTTGCAGCGCGGGTTTGGGTTAATAAATATGCACTAAAAGATTCGGAGGGGGTTATTTATGAGCTGAACCCCGATGAGATGCACCGTCGTCTGGCCCGAGAGGTTGCCCGTGTTGAAAAAAAATATCCCAACCCGATGAGCGAGGACGAACTGTATGCGCTTTTTAAGGATTTTAAATACATCGTACCCCAGGGAGGTCCCATGGCTGGCATCGGCAATCCATTTCAAATCGCCTCTTTGTCTAACTGTTTTGTAATAGGTAATGAGGGCAATTCTGACTCATATGGTGGCATAATGAAGATAGACCAGGAGCAGGTGCAGTTGATGAAACGACGCGGAGGTGTAGGCCACGACTTGTCCCACATAAGGCCCAAAGGCTCCCCTGTTAAAAACTCCGCACTAACTTCTACCGGCATTGTACCTTTTATGGAGCGTTATTCCAACTCTACACGCGAGGTAGCCCAGGATGGACGCAGAGGTGCTTTAATGTTAAGTGTTTCCATTCAACACCCCGATTCAGAATCGTTTATTGATGCCAAGTTGCAACAGGGCAAAATTACAGGCGCCAATGTTTCTGTTAAAATAGACGATGATTTTATGCGATCAATTGTGGATGGCAAACCATACAAACAGCAATATCCTATTAATTCCAATAATCCCTCGCATGTTAAGCAGATAGATGCTTCGGGGCTTTGGGGAAAGATAGTGCACAATGCATGGAAATCCGCTGAACCCGGGATACTTTTTTGGGATACCATTATACGCGAATCGGTACCCGATTCGTATGCCGACCAGGGCTATCGTACGGTTTCGACTAACCCTTGTGGCGAAATTCCTTTGTGCCCTTACGATAGCTGCCGACTGATTGCCATTAACTTATATTCGTACGTTGAGAATCCATTTACACCCGAGGCGAAGTTTAATTTCGACCTGTTTAAAAAGCATGTGGCGTATGCACAGCGTATAATGGACGATATCATTGACTTGGAGCTGGAGCAGATTGACGGTATCTTAAATAAAATTAAGGAAGATCCCGAAGCAGACGAAGTAAAAAGAGTTGAACGCAACCTTTGGACCAATATTCGTAATAAAGCAGTTGAAGGACGCAGAACAGGTGTAGGTATTACCGCCGAAGGTGATATGTTGGCCGCTTTAAATATACGTTACGGAACCGCTAACGCCACCGATTTTTCTATCGAGGTACACAAAGCGCTTGCATTGTCGGCATACCGTTCATCGGTTGATTTAGCCCGAGACAGGGGACCCTTCCCGATTTATGATTATAACAAAGAAGCAAAAAATCCTTTTATCAAGCGCTTGTTTAAGTCCGATCCTAAACTAGCTGAGGACATGAAAGCCTTTGGACGTAGAAATATAGCCTTGCTCACCATTGCGCCTACGGGAACCACCAGCTTGATGACCCAAACATCCTCCGGTATCGAACCGGTTTTTATGCCCGTGTACCGCCGCCGTCGTAAAGTAAACCCCAACGATCCTGAAATCCGAGTGGATTTTGTAGATGAGGTGGGCGACAGTTGGGAGGAGTATACTGTTTTTCATCATAAGTTTGTTACCTGGATGGAGGCCAATGGGCATCCTACTACAAAAAATTACAGTAAACAAGAACTTGACCAGCTTATAGAGGCATCGCCCTACTACAAAGCCACATCAAACGATGTAGATTGGCTTAACAAAGTACGAATGCAGGGGGGTGTGCAAAAATGGGTGGATCATTCCATCAGTGTGACCATAAACCTGCCTGCTGATGCCACTGAGGAGCTGGTTGCCGAACTGTATGTTGAGGCATGGAAAAGTGGTTGTAAAGGCGTAACTGTTTACCGGGATGGATCACGTGCCGGAGTTTTGATATCCGACGATAAGAAGAAGGAAGAGGAGCAGGAAAAGGCTACATTTTCGAAAAAGCGTCCCGAAGTACTGGAAGCGGATGTAGTACGTTTTCAGAACAACAAAGAAAAATGGATAGCCTTTGTGGGACTAATGGACGGGCGTCCTTACGAAATTTTTACCGGTTTGGCCGACGATGAAGACGGCATTCTTTTGCCCAAGTCGGTGCAAAAAGGACTCATTATTAAAAATCGCGACGATAAGGGCAACTCGCGTTACGATTTTTGCTTCGAGAATAAGCGGGGGTATAAAACCACCATCGAGGGTCTGAGTCATAAGTTTGATAAAGAATATTGGAACTATGCCAAACTCATTTCAGGTGTACTCCGTCACGGTATGGAGATTGGCGATGCCGTTCACCTGGTGGCCGGTCTGCAGCTCGACAGCGAATCTATTAATACATGGAAAAATGGCGTTGAAAGGGCACTTAAAAAGTACATTCCTAATGGCACCAAAGCCAACCGGGGTCGCTGCGAATCGTGTAATTCCGAAAATCTTACCTACCAGGAGGGCTGCTTAATCTGCACGGATTGTGGCTCTTCAAAATGCGGTTAA
- a CDS encoding VOC family protein — translation MKANNPVVWFEIYVDDLKRAQQFYEKVFKIEISELPMPETESGDMKMLFFPMEMNGEGAAGALVKMEGVKAGGNSTLVYFGSQDCAIEESRVVDAGGTIVQSKHSIGEYGFMVLAHDTEGNKFGIHSQA, via the coding sequence ATGAAAGCAAATAATCCAGTAGTTTGGTTCGAGATTTATGTGGATGACCTAAAAAGGGCACAGCAGTTTTATGAAAAGGTATTTAAAATTGAAATAAGCGAACTCCCCATGCCTGAAACCGAAAGTGGTGATATGAAAATGTTATTCTTCCCCATGGAAATGAACGGAGAAGGGGCAGCCGGTGCATTGGTAAAAATGGAAGGCGTGAAGGCAGGCGGGAATTCTACCCTGGTTTATTTTGGTAGCCAGGACTGTGCCATAGAGGAAAGTAGGGTGGTAGACGCTGGAGGCACGATTGTGCAATCGAAGCATTCGATCGGCGAATATGGTTTTATGGTTTTAGCTCATGATACTGAAGGGAATAAGTTTGGAATACATTCTCAGGCATGA
- a CDS encoding metallophosphoesterase encodes MKYMRIFFFVSIVLSIHFLVNFYIYKRGVQGLESMPHLIPWFRGLMLFLVVSYPAARFLEKIWYSPFSSFIHWAGAFWFAGMLYFVLLLFAVDIIRWSNMLFHFLPNKLSGNYAQIKLITTYTLTAIVVLTVIAGHINAWTPKIVKQNIKINKPGGDRKSVKIVAASDIHLGTIIGPRKTNKLVNAINGLHPDIILLAGDVVDEDLKPVIDQNLGKDLLKLKAPLGVYASTGNHEYIGGAEDAVAYLENHGIRVLRDTSLLIDNSFYLVGREDKQRTAFTQKPRKTVHKLIASLDKQKPIVMLDHQPYNLHVAQKAGVDFQISGHTHHGQLWPFGYITQRIFEVSRGYKQKGDSHFYVSTGFGTWGPPVRVGNRPEILEFTLEFE; translated from the coding sequence ATGAAATATATGCGTATCTTCTTTTTTGTCTCAATCGTTTTGAGCATTCATTTTCTGGTTAATTTTTACATTTACAAACGTGGGGTACAGGGGCTGGAATCTATGCCCCATTTGATTCCGTGGTTTCGGGGACTTATGTTATTTTTGGTCGTATCCTATCCTGCAGCACGTTTTTTAGAGAAGATTTGGTATTCGCCCTTTTCGTCATTTATTCATTGGGCTGGCGCGTTTTGGTTTGCGGGCATGCTGTATTTCGTATTGCTACTATTTGCAGTAGATATAATTAGATGGAGCAATATGCTGTTTCATTTTTTACCCAACAAACTAAGCGGAAATTATGCCCAGATAAAATTAATAACCACCTATACCCTTACTGCAATAGTTGTGCTCACCGTTATAGCAGGACACATCAATGCATGGACTCCCAAAATTGTTAAACAAAACATTAAAATAAACAAACCCGGTGGAGATAGAAAGTCGGTAAAAATAGTGGCTGCTTCGGATATACATTTGGGCACCATCATAGGACCACGGAAAACGAACAAACTGGTAAATGCCATCAACGGTTTGCATCCTGATATCATATTGCTGGCGGGAGATGTAGTAGACGAAGACCTGAAACCCGTTATCGACCAAAATCTGGGTAAAGATCTTTTAAAACTCAAAGCCCCTTTAGGTGTATATGCTTCCACAGGAAACCATGAGTATATAGGTGGTGCCGAAGATGCCGTTGCGTACCTCGAAAATCACGGCATACGTGTTTTAAGAGACACCTCCCTGCTTATTGACAACAGCTTTTACCTTGTAGGCCGTGAAGACAAGCAAAGAACCGCCTTTACACAAAAACCACGCAAAACTGTTCATAAATTAATCGCATCGCTGGATAAACAAAAACCCATAGTGATGCTGGATCACCAACCCTATAATCTCCATGTGGCGCAGAAAGCAGGTGTAGATTTTCAGATTAGTGGCCACACCCACCATGGGCAGCTTTGGCCTTTTGGCTATATTACCCAACGAATTTTTGAAGTGAGCCGTGGCTATAAACAAAAAGGCGACAGTCATTTTTATGTGAGCACGGGGTTTGGCACATGGGGACCTCCGGTTAGGGTGGGAAACAGACCGGAGATTCTGGAGTTTACATTGGAATTTGAATGA
- a CDS encoding S9 family peptidase, with amino-acid sequence MKLYHVSLFMLLLVSCSLSTNTEQGFSNKNITLQDNRLSPEIIWQLGRVGNVSVSPNQKTVLYTISYTDIKADKSYSDIYTIDIETAERHQITSSKLNETSVNWSPDGNKITFLSAESGSTQLWTMNTDGSGKKQITAIEGGIKGYAYSPNMQQLAFVAKVKLDDDIHDLYPDLPHANARIEDDLMYRHWDSWADGYYSHIFVAETNTNLIRDNYTDIMEGEKFDSPMAPFGGMEQINWTADSKNIAYTCKKLSGKDYAFSTNSDIYLYNIADQTTRNLTEGMPGYDINPLFSSDGKYMAWESMARDGYEADKNRLFLMDLASGEKKDLSIGFDQNVGALAWSTQNDKIWFTSNHQGPEQIYNVSIASGTINQISTGQQNYRSVYPAGEQLIATKTTMNHPAEIFAVDIETGQDKELSFANKDILAQLKLGKVESRWIATTDNKQMQTWVIYPPNFDPNKKYPTLLYCQGGPQSTVSQFWSLRWNFQLMAANGYIVVAPNRRGLPGFGQEWNEQISGDYGGQNMKDYLSAIDALAKEPFVDEDKLGAIGASYGGFSVYWLAGNHNKRFKAFVSHCGIFNFEQMYSTTEEMFFVNWDLKGAYWEKDNPLAQRSYANSPHKFVGNWDTPILVIHGQKDFRIPYTQGMAAYNSAKMRGIPARFLFFPEENHWVLSPQNGILWHREFFRWLDEHLKQ; translated from the coding sequence ATGAAATTATATCACGTGTCCTTATTTATGCTCCTGCTGGTTTCGTGCTCGTTAAGTACAAATACAGAACAAGGCTTCAGCAACAAAAACATAACACTCCAGGATAACAGACTAAGTCCTGAAATTATTTGGCAACTTGGAAGGGTAGGCAACGTATCCGTATCACCGAACCAAAAAACGGTGCTTTACACCATTTCGTACACCGATATTAAAGCGGATAAATCCTACTCAGATATTTACACCATAGATATAGAGACGGCAGAAAGGCATCAAATAACCTCATCAAAACTCAACGAAACAAGTGTGAATTGGTCGCCCGATGGCAATAAAATCACCTTTTTATCGGCAGAATCCGGATCGACCCAACTGTGGACAATGAACACAGATGGATCAGGTAAAAAACAAATTACAGCTATTGAAGGTGGCATCAAGGGCTATGCCTATTCGCCCAATATGCAACAATTGGCATTTGTAGCAAAAGTTAAACTGGATGACGATATCCATGATTTATACCCCGACTTGCCACATGCCAACGCCCGTATAGAAGATGACCTGATGTATCGGCATTGGGACAGCTGGGCCGACGGCTACTACAGCCATATTTTTGTTGCAGAAACGAATACTAACTTAATCAGGGATAATTATACCGATATAATGGAAGGCGAAAAATTTGATTCGCCCATGGCTCCTTTTGGTGGGATGGAACAAATAAATTGGACTGCCGACTCCAAAAATATTGCCTATACGTGTAAAAAACTCTCAGGCAAGGATTACGCTTTTTCCACCAACTCCGATATTTATTTGTACAACATAGCAGACCAAACCACCAGAAACTTAACAGAGGGTATGCCCGGATATGATATTAATCCTTTATTTTCGTCTGATGGCAAATACATGGCCTGGGAAAGCATGGCCCGTGATGGCTACGAAGCGGACAAAAACAGACTGTTTTTGATGGATTTAGCAAGCGGAGAAAAAAAAGACCTATCTATCGGTTTCGATCAAAATGTGGGCGCATTGGCCTGGAGCACTCAAAACGATAAAATATGGTTTACCAGCAACCACCAGGGACCAGAACAAATTTATAATGTGAGTATTGCCTCCGGAACTATTAATCAGATAAGCACCGGCCAGCAAAACTATAGGTCTGTTTATCCCGCCGGAGAGCAACTTATAGCCACCAAGACCACCATGAACCATCCTGCTGAAATTTTTGCGGTGGACATTGAAACAGGTCAGGACAAAGAACTTTCGTTTGCCAACAAAGATATATTGGCACAATTAAAATTGGGTAAGGTAGAGAGCCGCTGGATTGCTACTACCGACAATAAACAAATGCAAACCTGGGTGATTTATCCACCCAACTTCGACCCGAATAAAAAATACCCTACCCTTTTGTATTGTCAGGGTGGACCACAAAGCACGGTAAGCCAATTTTGGAGCCTGCGCTGGAATTTTCAGCTGATGGCGGCCAACGGTTACATCGTAGTTGCCCCTAACCGCAGGGGATTGCCCGGTTTTGGCCAGGAATGGAACGAGCAAATCAGCGGCGATTACGGTGGACAAAACATGAAAGACTATTTGAGCGCCATAGATGCCCTGGCCAAAGAACCTTTTGTTGACGAAGATAAATTGGGTGCTATAGGCGCAAGTTACGGCGGCTTTTCCGTGTACTGGCTGGCCGGAAACCACAACAAGCGCTTTAAAGCTTTTGTATCCCATTGTGGCATCTTTAATTTTGAACAAATGTATTCCACCACCGAAGAAATGTTTTTTGTAAACTGGGACTTGAAAGGAGCCTATTGGGAAAAAGACAATCCATTGGCCCAGCGCAGTTATGCCAACTCACCCCATAAATTTGTAGGCAATTGGGACACCCCTATACTGGTTATTCACGGACAAAAGGACTTTAGAATTCCATACACACAAGGAATGGCTGCGTATAACTCGGCCAAGATGAGAGGAATTCCGGCTCGCTTCCTGTTTTTTCCGGAAGAAAACCATTGGGTGCTATCACCCCAGAATGGGATACTTTGGCATAGGGAATTTTTTAGATGGTTAGACGAGCACCTGAAGCAATAG
- a CDS encoding NifU family protein gives MQKNSHIQTIEAALEEIRPYLKADGGDIALIDVSDDLVVKVEFMGACVDCPMNYQTLRNGVEKVIKTALPQVKKVVAIKE, from the coding sequence ATGCAAAAAAATAGTCACATTCAAACGATAGAGGCCGCACTGGAGGAAATTAGACCTTACCTTAAGGCGGATGGGGGAGATATAGCGTTAATTGACGTGTCCGATGATTTAGTGGTGAAGGTGGAATTTATGGGGGCGTGCGTAGATTGTCCAATGAACTATCAGACCTTGAGGAACGGTGTTGAAAAAGTGATAAAGACAGCTCTTCCCCAAGTTAAAAAAGTAGTGGCCATAAAAGAATGA